Proteins found in one Plectropomus leopardus isolate mb chromosome 9, YSFRI_Pleo_2.0, whole genome shotgun sequence genomic segment:
- the zgc:174917 gene encoding probable alpha-ketoglutarate-dependent hypophosphite dioxygenase has translation MTTSTAKLQELYNQQGFLSALSVLNETELREARCAFSELEKEFGEEYTQYSLHNVHRQYPWVSGLTKHPKIIQVMEAILGPDVILLDSRFICKYPTLKPDILEKEGENKPGLPYVAWHQDMRYWGIAGGPVLSVWLALDDSLQENGALQVIPGSHCAGMLPHRQASRPGNMLSVNQEIPEELVHADEAVLCPLLAGQMSIHDGLLVHASDANTSQKRRCGFVIRYVPTCAYPIQDADRPRKFAATELVCGTDHFKNFSNKTT, from the exons ATGACAACATCCACAGCTAAACTGCAGGAGCTCTACAATCAGCAGGGTTTCCTCTCTGCACTGTCTGTGTTGAATGAGACAGAGCTGAGGGAGGCCAGGTGTGCCTTTTCTGAGCTGGAGAAAGAATTTG GTGAGGAGTACACCCAGTACAGCCTCCACAATGTTCACCGTCAATACCCATGGGTGAGTGGCCTGACCAAACACCCTAAAATCATACAAGTGATGGAAGCCATCCTGGGCCCTGACGTCATCCTGCTGGACTCACGCTTCATCTGTAAATACCCAACACTCAAACCTGACATCCtggagaaagaaggagaaaacaAACCTGGACTTCCGTATGTGGCCTGGCATCAGGACATGAG ATACTGGGGTATTGCTGGTGGCCCTGTTCTGTCCGTGTGGCTCGCTTTAGATGACTCCCTGCAGGAGAATGGCGCCCTTCAGGTCATCCCAG GTAGCCACTGCGCTGGCATGTTGCCCCATCGTCAGGCCAGCCGCCCTGGAAACATGCTGTCGGTCAATCAGGAGATCCCAGAGGAGCTGGTGCATGCTGATGAAGCTGTCTTGTGTCCTCTGTTAGCTGGGCAGATGTCT attcATGACGGACTGCTCGTCCATGCAAGTGACGCCAACACATCCCAGAAGAGGCGCTGTGGGTTTGTGATCCGTTATGTTCCCACCTGTGCATATCCCATACAG GATGCTGATCGTCCCAGGAAATTTGCTGCAACAGAGTTGGTCTGTGGAACAGATCACTTCAAAAATTTCTCCAACAAAACCACATGA
- the si:ch211-153b23.7 gene encoding uncharacterized protein si:ch211-153b23.7 isoform X1 produces the protein MDGDVMSLLSSSSLSSSAATGTEKDTSAKSDSSLPQSQQDHKSTEELWTEDVSPVGGRLLSTEEQVTLITESMTVTSTDQEKLLLLNKNTELRRVNKELMKLNEDWDQVYRTATLGLQHRLEALELENTAIKQLNSRLLLKVDHQQSAKEYYEQALMQELKKNQELQEYIRLVESRMHHPDRDCTPAKQGSVSAVMCSPVSSPSTNPPRGPDLSSSHNSGYSSSSSFFPASSSPEARQQGKSQCTSLGALGVSQQEVKDLKEQLGALQCQQTQIYEAEYQTEHSDHKHTLQENRRLRKKREEMRQQVALLQEQLKVYEDDFRRERSDKQMLQRLLLKKTPPNKDPVLIHRCNNEQQPSGGDKRTQSGEKRKQHHPLCPKHANRDKELN, from the exons ATGGATGGAGACGTGATGTCTTTGTTGTCCTCCTCATCATTATCATCCTCAGCAGCCACAGGAACAGAGAAAGATACTTCAGCAAAGAGTGACAGCAGCCTTCCTCAGAGCCAACAGGATCACAAATCAACTGAGGAATTATG gacagAGGATGTGAGTCCCGTGGGTGGCAGGCTGCTGTCCACAGAGGAGCAGGTCACTCTGATCACTGAGAGTATGACTGTCACCTCCACCGACCAGgagaaactgctgctgctcaaCAAGAACACTGAGCTTCGCAGAGTCAACAAAGAG CTGATGAAGCTGAATGAGGACTGGGACCAGGTGTATCGCACAGCTACGCTGGGTTTACAGCACAGACTGGAGGCGCTGGAGCTCGAGAACACTGCCATCAAACAGCTCAACAGCAGATTGCTGCTCAAAGTCGATCACCAGCAG AGTGCAAAGGAGTACTATGAGCAGGCGTTGATGCAGGAGCTGAAGAAGAACCAGGAGCTGCAGGAATACATCAGACTGGTGGAAAGCAGGATGCACCACCCAGATAGAGACTGTACACCTGCCAAACAG GGCAGCGTCAGTGCTGTGATGTGTAGTCCTGTGTCCAGCCCCAGCACTAATCCTCCCAGAGGTCCAGACCTGTCTTCTAGTCACAATTCTGGATATAGCTCCTCATCCTCCTTTTTCCCAGCTTCTTCCAGCCCAGAGGCAAGGCAGCAGGGAAAAAGCCAGTGTACCTCACTGGGAGCATTGGGAGTCTCACAGCAAGAAGTGAAGGATCTAAAAGAGCAGCTGGGGGCTCTGCAATGCCAG CAGACCCAGATTTATGAAGCAGAATATCAGACAGAGCACAGTGATCACAAGCACACGCTGCAGGAGAACCGCAGGCTGAGGAAGAAGCGCGAGGAGATGCGCCAACAGGTGGCACTACTACAAGAGCAG CTCAAGGTTTACGAGGATGACTTCAGACGGGAGCGGTCTGACAAACAGATGCTGCAGCGGCTGTTGCTGAAGAAAACGCCTCCAAACAAGGACCCTGTGCTCATCCACCGCTGCAATAATGAGCAGCAGCCATCAGGGGGAGACAAGAGGACACAAagtggagagaaaagaaaacagcaccACCCACTCTGCCCCAAGCATGCAAACAGGGACAAAGAGTTAAACTGA
- the si:ch211-153b23.7 gene encoding uncharacterized protein si:ch211-153b23.7 isoform X2: protein MDGDVMSLLSSSSLSSSAATGTEKDTSAKSDSSLPQSQQDHKSTEELWTEDVSPVGGRLLSTEEQVTLITESMTVTSTDQEKLLLLNKNTELRRVNKELMKLNEDWDQVYRTATLGLQHRLEALELENTAIKQLNSRLLLKVDHQQSAKEYYEQALMQELKKNQELQEYIRLVESRMHHPDRDCTPAKQGSVSAVMCSPVSSPSTNPPRGPDLSSSHNSGYSSSSSFFPASSSPEARQQGKSQCTSLGALGVSQQEVKDLKEQLGALQCQTQIYEAEYQTEHSDHKHTLQENRRLRKKREEMRQQVALLQEQLKVYEDDFRRERSDKQMLQRLLLKKTPPNKDPVLIHRCNNEQQPSGGDKRTQSGEKRKQHHPLCPKHANRDKELN, encoded by the exons ATGGATGGAGACGTGATGTCTTTGTTGTCCTCCTCATCATTATCATCCTCAGCAGCCACAGGAACAGAGAAAGATACTTCAGCAAAGAGTGACAGCAGCCTTCCTCAGAGCCAACAGGATCACAAATCAACTGAGGAATTATG gacagAGGATGTGAGTCCCGTGGGTGGCAGGCTGCTGTCCACAGAGGAGCAGGTCACTCTGATCACTGAGAGTATGACTGTCACCTCCACCGACCAGgagaaactgctgctgctcaaCAAGAACACTGAGCTTCGCAGAGTCAACAAAGAG CTGATGAAGCTGAATGAGGACTGGGACCAGGTGTATCGCACAGCTACGCTGGGTTTACAGCACAGACTGGAGGCGCTGGAGCTCGAGAACACTGCCATCAAACAGCTCAACAGCAGATTGCTGCTCAAAGTCGATCACCAGCAG AGTGCAAAGGAGTACTATGAGCAGGCGTTGATGCAGGAGCTGAAGAAGAACCAGGAGCTGCAGGAATACATCAGACTGGTGGAAAGCAGGATGCACCACCCAGATAGAGACTGTACACCTGCCAAACAG GGCAGCGTCAGTGCTGTGATGTGTAGTCCTGTGTCCAGCCCCAGCACTAATCCTCCCAGAGGTCCAGACCTGTCTTCTAGTCACAATTCTGGATATAGCTCCTCATCCTCCTTTTTCCCAGCTTCTTCCAGCCCAGAGGCAAGGCAGCAGGGAAAAAGCCAGTGTACCTCACTGGGAGCATTGGGAGTCTCACAGCAAGAAGTGAAGGATCTAAAAGAGCAGCTGGGGGCTCTGCAATGCCAG ACCCAGATTTATGAAGCAGAATATCAGACAGAGCACAGTGATCACAAGCACACGCTGCAGGAGAACCGCAGGCTGAGGAAGAAGCGCGAGGAGATGCGCCAACAGGTGGCACTACTACAAGAGCAG CTCAAGGTTTACGAGGATGACTTCAGACGGGAGCGGTCTGACAAACAGATGCTGCAGCGGCTGTTGCTGAAGAAAACGCCTCCAAACAAGGACCCTGTGCTCATCCACCGCTGCAATAATGAGCAGCAGCCATCAGGGGGAGACAAGAGGACACAAagtggagagaaaagaaaacagcaccACCCACTCTGCCCCAAGCATGCAAACAGGGACAAAGAGTTAAACTGA
- the si:ch211-153b23.5 gene encoding glutamine amidotransferase-like class 1 domain-containing protein 3A, mitochondrial — protein sequence MVKRIAVILSGCGVYDGTEIHEASAVLVHLSRAGAKVQMFAPNADQMHVVNHCEGKPTEEKRNILQESARIARGDITDLAELDVSAFDAAIIPGGFGVAKNLSDWAVKNKDCTIQPHLEKLIKAFHKAGKPLGMCCISPVLAAKILPGCELTVGQDKECEKWPYAQTAGVMKEMGCKHVNTDVNKAHVDVKNKLVTTSAFMCNAPIHHVFDGIGVMVNETLKLA from the exons aTGGTGAAGCGCATTGCAGTTATTCTCTCAGGCTGTGGAGTCTATGACGGCACAGAGATCCACGAGGCCTCAGCGGTCCTTGTCCATCTGAGTCGGGCTGGAGCTAAA GTACAGATGTTTGCTCCGAATGCAGATCAGATGCATGTTGTAAACCACTGTGAGGGGAAACCAACGGAGGAGAAGAGAAACATCCTGCAGGAAAGTGCTCGCATTGCCAGGGGTGACATCACTGATTTGGCAGAGTTAGATGTTTCAGCATTTGATGCCGCCATCATCCCAG GGGGCTTTGGTGTGGCTAAGAACTTAAGTGACTGGGCAGTGAAGAACAAGGATTGCACCATACAGCCGCATCTGGAGAAGCTCATCAAGGCTTTCCACAAAGCTGGAAAGCCGTTGGGCATGTGCTGCATCTCCCCCGTCCTCGCTGCCAAAATCCTGCCTGGCTGTGAGCTCACAGTGGGACAAGACAAAGAGTGTGAAAA GTGGCCATATGCTCAGACAGCAGGCGTCATGAAGGAGATGGGCTGCAAACACGTCAACACAGATGTGAACAAAGCACACGTTGATGTCAAAAACAAGCTGGTCACCACCTCTGCATTCATGTGCAATGCTCccattcatcatgtttttgatggAATAGGAGTCATGGTTAATGAGACACTGAAACTGGCTTAA